DNA sequence from the Methanolobus sp. ZRKC5 genome:
GTTAGGAATAATCTCGTATGTTCTTAGTTTTGTTTGCATTTTTGGTCGAATACAACAAAATTAAGAACACATTTATTACTTTTGACTGTCAAACTTGGGTTTCAAGTAAAACATTATTCTTTCCATAAGTGCAGTGCCAATTCCCTGATTCTGGTATCTTGGCAGAACGATGACATCAGCAACAAAAAAGATGAAACTGTAATCTCCTACTACACGGGACATGCCTATGACCTTGCCATCTTCAATAGCACAAACGCAGTAATTAGAATTTTTCAGACTCTTGCAAATGTATTTATCTTCCGGGAAAGACCAGTCAACCGATTCTCGTAGCTCTTTATACTCTTCAACTGAAGGAAGCTTTTCTTCGATTATGTAATTAATCATATTCAACCTAAATTTGTCACCAGAAATAAACAAATATCAAAGAGAATTAATCCCACTTTAATTAAATTACTCTTTTTGCCAGAAAAAGAAACATAAAAAATTATATTTCAGTTATCAGCTTTGCATCTTTAAGGTAATAATCATAAAGATCCTTACCCCACTTGCGCCCTTCTGGGCTGGAGCATGTCACCTGCTTATTACTAAATTCATTATCTTTGGAAAGTAGCCTTAAAAGAAAACCAGTGTCACAAACCGTGAGTGATGAAATTTCTACATCTTTTTCATAAGTATATATCTTAACATTTTCAAGTCCAAGAGCAGATTTAGATTCATCATACATTTCATCAATTATAGTTACTAACTTAACATTTTTAACTTATCATCCAGAAATGTCTCAATCCATTTTCTTGCGAAGCTAATCTTTGATGAACAATCAATAAACGCCTCAGCAATCAGATTTTTCATATGATCCAGATCTTTCACAAAATTGCGAGAAATAATTCTTTTGACACTTTTCCAGATGAATTCGATTGGATTCAAGTCGGGTGAATATGGAGGTAAATAGACCAATTCAATATCATTTGCCTGTGCAAATTCCACTGTATATTTTGCTCGATGTGATCTAAAATTGTCGAGAATAATTACGATTCTCTCTCCCATGTTATTGTTTTTAACAGCTGATAAAAACGAACATACATCCTCCTTGGTTGAATGTTCTTTGAAATCAATAACAGAATTACCATTCAATGCATAAAAACCGAAGGAGTTTGCTTTTATCCTGGTTGTGTTTTTGAAGATGGCAGGTTTATTGAAAGACCATAAACGAACCGTATTTGATGTTGTTTGGGGAGATGATTCATCAAGAAATCCGATAACGCAATCATCATCGATTAACGGTAAGTTTTTTTTAAACAATCTTCTGCATTTTGTGGTCTTCGATAATCATGCGCATATGGTTTGGCATGATGCATGCCAAACTTCTTCAAGATCACTAGTATTTGCTTAATGGTGTATTGAACCTTAAATTCATTATAAATGAGTTCCTGAACTTCTTTTGTAGACCAATCATCTCTTTCATGTAACATGTCCCTTAGTTTTTCTTTTTGATCATCAGTGAGTTTGGAAGGACATCCTCCTGAAAACCTAGGCTTTAATCCTTCATATCCGTCTTGATTCCACCGCTCTTGCCATTGATATGCAACGGGTTTTGATATCCCTACAAGTTTAGCTGCTTCATTAACAGAAGCTCCTTCATAACGATGTTTAACAAAATATAAACGTTGTAGAACTCGTGTGTCTTTCTCTAATGACTTAATATGTTTAAGCAATTCTTCTGATGAAAGATGATGCTTTATCGGAATTTGTTCGGGTTTAGCCATACAGTATTGTTATACTCAATTAGTATTAATAGTTTGGTTAATAACTATAATTTAGAGATAAGTTCTTTGGAAAAGATCATCGAAACCTCTATGCCTTTATTGACCAGCTGATCCAAAACAGATAGGGCTCCTGGATGCATAAAAGTATAAACAAAGTAAACAGCTTTAGATTCAAGGCAGTCTGTAAGATAATCTGCATTCAGTTCAATTGAATTAACATATCCGGGTTCTACAAGAGTTAAACCCCTGATATCATTTATCCTTCTCAGGAGATGTTTTGGAATAGCATCTAGTTTGTGTTGCGCGAAGTAGCGACTGCTTTCATCCAGCATTTCAATAGTATCCAGAAAGGGTTTCATTTCATTGACTATCAACTTTCCAATACTTGTCAACCCGTAACTGTCATCCGATTGATAAATAAGATTATGCTCTTTCAAGATCTTCATCTGCGGAAGTAATGCCTGCCTTGAAGTATTGAGATTAACAAGCAGAAAACTCATTTCCTGATGGCTATCTTTCAGTAATAAAATCACATTCTTTCTTTTTTCAGAAGCAAACAGAACATCAAGTAATGTCTTTTTCATAAAATACAACTCGTTTTAGTTGATAGAGGAAACACTCTACAAAAAAATGTAGAATAACCGTATAATTAACAAACCCAATTATAGTATTTAATCAATTTGTTATTTGTATTTTATAAAATTTCAATGTAAATAAATATCATACCTTCTACCTGCTAACTTAACAAAACTCCTTTTCAGCACAGGAGTAAATGCCGGTATCAGCACACAGATTCAAGCGCAAGATGAGACTTCAGTTGTGCAAGGAAAAGCATTCTCAACACCTCCCTCACTATAACTGAAACCCAGCTGATCTTTTAAAACATTCTTTACGTTATCAAATTTCCCTATCTATAATCATTGTATTATTCTAACGATCTAACAGCTATCGTTAACAAACAACTGCTTGACAAAACCCCTTCTCTCTTCCATACCAGGACCTTCGAACTCCTCTGCAACCTTCTCCAGCATGTAAGGTATCGGAATCTGTTGAGGACATGCATCCAGACACTTACCGCATTGTACACATTGTGAAGCGAAATTCGTCTCAGCTCCTCTGAGTATATCGCCAAGTTTTGCAGCATACATCATTTTCAGCATGCCGTTCTCATCACCAAACATATGCAGGTTATTGTACATCTCAAAACATGTAGGAATATCTACTCCCTCAGGACATGGCATGCAGTATCTGCAACCAGTGCAGTTGATCTTCATGAGTTCACTGTATTTCTCTGCAACCCTGTTAACAAGTTCAAGCTCTTTTTCGGTCAGCGAATTGACAAGACCCTCTTCAGCTACCTTCAGATTTTCTTCTACATGAGATGGCTCGGTCATACCGGAAAGTACAACGGTGACTTCCGGATGGTTCCAGACCCACCGCAATGCCCACTCTACAGGGCTACGCTTGATATCAGCCTCGTTCCAGATATCCATTGCTTCAGCAGGAATAGGATCTGCAAGATTTCCACCCCTCATTGGTTCCATTACCACAACACCAAGACCTTTGGATGCAGCATACTCAAGTCCTTCTGTTCCTGCCTGAACATTCTCATCCAGAAAATTATACTGGATCTGACAGAAATCCCAATCATAACTGTCCACAATTGGTGCGAAGTCCTCAGGATCTCCATGATACGAAAAACCTGCATTGATGATACGTCCGTCGGCTTTCGCCCTGTCAAGGAATTCGATCACACCAAGATCCCTGATATTTTCCCAGCTACTCCCTACCAGGCTGTGAATAAGATAATAATCAATGTGATCTGTATTTAGTTTTTCAAGCTGGGCATTGAGGAACTTATCCATATCCTCTGCCTTTTTGACCATCCATTGTGGTTGTTTTGTAGCAAGTTTCACTTTTTCCCTGTATCCGTCTGCAAGTGCAAGTGCAAGGAAAGGCTCACTTGCTCCCATATGATAAGGCCATGCTGTATCCACATAATTCACGCCATTGTCTATTGAGTGGCGAACCATTTGCATAGCCTTTTCCTCATCAATGCTCCCATCTTCTCTAACCGGCAGACGCATGGCTCCAAAACCAAGTATCGAAAGTTCATCACCACTTTTTGGCATTTTTCTGTATAACATTGAATTCCTCCTCTTATTCAATAACTAATTGCAATTATAATTGTACTCTTTCAGCATTTGTTCTTCCATAGTCTACTTCTGAAATTGACTAATCAGTCATTTGGTTGCTACATTATATAAAAGTTCTTCCAAAGGAAATATAAAGCAAAAAATAGTCCAACTTTGTACATGTCCTCCACAGAACCCTCAGAAAATATGACACCTCATGTCCCCGAGGATTACGATACAAAAATATCCTCTGTCCTTCCATACTACTCATGTTTCCATCAGGAAACCATTAATCTTATCCGATCACTGCCGGATACCCCGAATGTCTGGATGGATACTGGATGCGGTACAGGTTCACTGGTCACAAAAGCCATTGAGCAGTTCCCTGATACAAAATTCCTGATGCTTGATCCATCTGAAGGAATGTTGCAGCAAGCAAGGGATAAACTTTCATCATATACTCCCAGGAGGATTGAATTTCTGAGAACTTCACCAACACAGGGTTTCTCACAGGAACTTAAGGAAAAACCGGATGTTATTACTGCCATCCAATGTCACCATTATCTTAGCAGTGAAAACAGAACTAAAGCCGTAAAAGTATGCCATGAACTACTAAAACAAGATGGTATTTTCATCACCTTCGAGAACATCAGGCCGCTGACAGAAAAAGGCGTTGATGTTGGAAAACGTTACTGGGGAGAGTTCCAGTCCACCCAAAGTAGAAGTGTTGAAGAGATAGAAACTCACCTTAAGCGTTTTGATACTGAATATTTTCCCATAACCGTTGAAGAACATCTGGAACTACTACGAAAAACAGGCTTCAAAACAGTGGAAATCTTTTGGTACTCTTACATGCAGGCTGGTTTCTACTGCATCAAATGATCAGAAAGAATCATTGAAAAACTGAGAGATAATTATCTCTCAGTATCTAAGCAGCGCACCCACCACGTCATCAGAATCCAGGAAATCCTCTTTTTCCACGAATTCGACCTCTGCGCCTGTGCGCTGGGCAAGTTCATAGAGTTCTTCTACCACATCAATAACTGATGTTGGACCTCCACACCTGTCACATTCCTTTGGAGGCTGAACATTTACCTGGAGATTCTGGCATCTCTCACATATCCACCCGGGAACTGATGAACCTTTCAGAACCAGCAGGACATTTACTCTTCCCTGCTCCAGAACATCTCTGACATCTTCCACACCATGGACAGCCAATCCACCCTTTAAGATTGCGTTTTTCAACTCATCCGCTTTTTTCTTTGATGTGGAAAGTTCATTTTCATGCAGGACAGAGTCGCTTTCCTCTACCAGTTCATCGCGGGAAATATCCATTGCTACGTCAATAACACCCAGTACGCTCTGCCGGACATCCTGCGAGAGCAAGTCCATAAGTTGCTGTTTTGCCTCCCCAGGCCCGGCAATTACCAGACCTCTTGTCTGCAGCTGGTCACAGGTACCTTTGACGTTATCAGCAACTTCAGACAGGAAAGATTTTATCGCTCCTTTTCTCAGGTGGTTGAAGCGCATCTGGCTCCATCCACCTTTTTTATGCTTGTTCATCAGGTCTATGGACAGGTGTTTTTTCTCTTCAGCGAGATCCGAGCGTACACATGTGAACTTAGCCTCCTGGGAATCCACAAGCAGTACGCCATAGTCATCATAATCTGCTCTCAGCCTTGCCAGTGGGAGCAAAAAAGGTGATGTGTCAAGGACCAGAGACTGTTCTGTTTCCACAGCCAGTCTGTAAACATGCAGGAAAGATTCTGATGAACAGGCAAAGATTATCCTGCCTTTCTCACCTGAAACCGGTGCTTCAAAAATAGAGGGTTCAGCCATATCAAAGGTCTTTTCAAATTCAGACCTGAGCTCAGAAGACAAAGCTTTTTTGATCGCCTTCACCCTTGAATCCACGAAGATCCTGTTCAAGTGTTCATGTTCCCTGCCGGAGACAGGCAAGTAAACTGAAAAGTAAATATCTTTTTCAGCATAGATTTCAGCCAGAGCCCTTATATCAATTTCAGTTACAGGCATCAGGTCTTCACTTATGATCTTCAGCAGACTTCCGGAAGGTTTCATAAAAGATTTAACGTTGCCTGGTATTTAAAGTTGTTTAAGTTCACTAAGAAGCAGATGAAAGATGTTCCCGTCCTAGATTCCAGACTCTCAATTTTAGAGTGGTATTTCTGTAACTTCAAAGCTTTTAAATCTCATTGTTTTCAATCATTATACGGGAGTGCTGAAAGTAGACTATTAATTAATTTCCGACAGACATGTTGCCGGAAAATGAGTAATACATACTGCTTCGATTCTTCAAAGCATAATCTGCATTCACACTGTTAACAATTCAAACTAATCAAAAACAGGTGGGGGTTAACTATGGATAAAAAATCACCAGCGCAAAAGCAAAGATGCGTGATACTGGATTCTATGATCGATAATGAATACCGGTCAGAAATTCCTGGAATTGTGGACATGGTCATAAACAGTTGCTCTGAAAAGGGGTGCTTTGACCATCTTGATGCTGCAGTAATACCATCAAAAGAATCGCTTATAGAAATAATTGATCTGATAAAGGACATTCTCTTTCCTGGTTATTTTGGGGACCAGACCGTTGACAGGAACACACTTTCATATCACATCGGGAACGAGATTACCGAACTCTTTAGCAAACTCTCAAAACAAATAACCAACAGCATCATACACGAATGTAATCGTTTTGAAGAAGAGTGCACCGAATGTATTGACCGCGGACATGAGGAAACATTGAAGTTCCTGAAAAAGATTCCTGAAATAAGATCCATGCTGGCAGCGGATATTATCGCCGCATACGAAGGAGACCCTGCAGCTAAAAATTATGATGAGATTATTTTCAGTTACCCCGGCCTACTTGCCATGACGGTTTACAGGTCAGCCCATGAACTACACAAACAGGGAATTACCATAGTTCCGCGAATAATGACAGAATATGCTCACAGTATCGTTGGAATTGATATTCACCCTGGAGCCAGGATAGGAAATGGATTCTTCATCGACCATGGAACCGGTGTCGTCATAGGCGAGACCTGTGAAATTGGAAACAATGTCCGTATCTATCAGGGTGTTACCCTTGGTTCCCTTAGTTTTCCAAAAGATGAAACCGGTGAGCTCATTCGTGGAGAAAAGAGACACCCTACCATAGAAAATGATGTTGTCATCTATTCAAATGCAACTATCCTTGGCGGAGAAACTACAATCGGAGCTCGTTCGGTTATCGGTGGTAGTGTGTGGCTAACCAGATCCGTTCCACCGGATACGAAGGTTGTCATTGAGGAACCAAGGCTCATTATTAAGGAAAAAAAGTGAGGACATAAATTCCAAGGAGGATTTCGATAAACTACCATCAATACCCATACAATTTAATAAAATATAAATAATAGCAAAGCAAATTTACTATTATGGATTCTTTTACTGATTTTGCCTTAAATGAAGAATATAAGCGTCTCCAATCTGTCGGAGATAAGCTTGCTGAAATTGAATATTTAGTAGATTGGAAGCCTTTTCGCCCTATTCTGGAGTCAATGTACATAAACAGAACAGCTTCAGGCGGACGGCCTGAAGCTGATGTTATTGTAATGTTCAAGATGCTTGTTCTGCAACAATGGCATGGTCTTTCTGATGCTGAGCTTGAAAAGCAGTGTATTGACAGGATATCCTTTAGGAAATTCCTGGGATTTCCTGAATATGTACCAGACAGTACAACTGTCTGGTCATTCAGGAAGAGAATTATCGACAATGGTAAAGAAAAAGCGGTGTGGGATGAAATGCAGAATCAGCTTGATGCTCTTGGTTTGAAGATTAAAAAAGGAATGATCCAGGATGCAACTTTTATTCACTCAGATCCAGGACATGCAAAAGCAGATGTACTCAGAGGAAAAGATGCGAAAACAAGAAGAAGCAAAGATGGAACCTGGACTAAGAAAAATGGTAAATCTCACTTTGGATACAAACTTCATACAATTATTGATAAGGATTATGAACTAATCAGAAGATTTGAGACAACAACTGCATCACTTCACGATTCACAGGTTGATCTGTCTGAAAAGGGTGAAGTGGTGTATAGAGATAAAGGATATTTTGGAGCAATAGCAAAAGGTTTTGCAGCAACAATGCAACGAGCTGTAAGAGGACATCCTTTAGGAATAATGGATATCCTCAGAAATGAAAGAATAAGTGTGAAAAGAGTCCCTTGCGAAAGAGTGTATGCAGTGACAAAAGAAATATTTAAAACCAGAAAGGTTCTTGTTACAACTGTAGAAAGAGTGAATGCAAAAATGTTGATGACAGCTTTTTGTTTTAATCTGCATCAATTGAGGACACTAAAAACCAAAGGAGTAATTTAGGATAGCGGGAGCTATACTAAAAATAAGGATTAATGAAGAGAAATAAACAAAATGATAAAAAATGAGAGGATATAATTGAGTTTGAATACTTTAATGATCTAAAATGAGGGAATATCGAAATCCTCCAAGGTATTTTCATAATATTTTGGAACATCAAGAGCTGACTAATATAAGGAGTTGGGAAAATCCAAATCTACGAAGACATTACTAAAACCGTTGGGAATACACCACTTGTGCGCTTGAACAGAATAACTGAGGGATGTTATGCAACTGTGATTGCAAAAGTAGAATCTTTCAACCCTTTAAGTTCTGTTAAGGACCGTATTGCCCTGAACATGATAGAGACTGCAGAAAAAGATGAGTGTCTCAATAAAGATACGGTCATTATTGAACCAACTTCGGGAAATACGGGTATTGGTCTTGCATTCGTCTGTGCAGCAAAAGGCTACCGTCTCATTCTGACCATGCCTGACACAATGAGTATCGAAAGAAGGAAAATACTGAGATTGCTAGGTGCTGAGATAGTGCTCACACCTGGTAGCAAAGGCATGAAAGGTGCCATAGAAGAAGCCAATGAAATGGCAAAGAAAACTGCAAACTCTTTTGTCCCTCACCAGTTCATGAACCCTGCAAATCCTGATATTCACCGCCGAACAACGGCAGAGGAAATATG
Encoded proteins:
- a CDS encoding GNAT family N-acetyltransferase, producing the protein MINYIIEEKLPSVEEYKELRESVDWSFPEDKYICKSLKNSNYCVCAIEDGKVIGMSRVVGDYSFIFFVADVIVLPRYQNQGIGTALMERIMFYLKPKFDSQK
- a CDS encoding transcriptional regulator FilR1 domain-containing protein, giving the protein MYDESKSALGLENVKIYTYEKDVEISSLTVCDTGFLLRLLSKDNEFSNKQVTCSSPEGRKWGKDLYDYYLKDAKLITEI
- a CDS encoding aldo/keto reductase codes for the protein MLYRKMPKSGDELSILGFGAMRLPVREDGSIDEEKAMQMVRHSIDNGVNYVDTAWPYHMGASEPFLALALADGYREKVKLATKQPQWMVKKAEDMDKFLNAQLEKLNTDHIDYYLIHSLVGSSWENIRDLGVIEFLDRAKADGRIINAGFSYHGDPEDFAPIVDSYDWDFCQIQYNFLDENVQAGTEGLEYAASKGLGVVVMEPMRGGNLADPIPAEAMDIWNEADIKRSPVEWALRWVWNHPEVTVVLSGMTEPSHVEENLKVAEEGLVNSLTEKELELVNRVAEKYSELMKINCTGCRYCMPCPEGVDIPTCFEMYNNLHMFGDENGMLKMMYAAKLGDILRGAETNFASQCVQCGKCLDACPQQIPIPYMLEKVAEEFEGPGMEERRGFVKQLFVNDSC
- a CDS encoding class I SAM-dependent methyltransferase encodes the protein MSSTEPSENMTPHVPEDYDTKISSVLPYYSCFHQETINLIRSLPDTPNVWMDTGCGTGSLVTKAIEQFPDTKFLMLDPSEGMLQQARDKLSSYTPRRIEFLRTSPTQGFSQELKEKPDVITAIQCHHYLSSENRTKAVKVCHELLKQDGIFITFENIRPLTEKGVDVGKRYWGEFQSTQSRSVEEIETHLKRFDTEYFPITVEEHLELLRKTGFKTVEIFWYSYMQAGFYCIK
- a CDS encoding Vms1/Ankzf1 family peptidyl-tRNA hydrolase; the protein is MKPSGSLLKIISEDLMPVTEIDIRALAEIYAEKDIYFSVYLPVSGREHEHLNRIFVDSRVKAIKKALSSELRSEFEKTFDMAEPSIFEAPVSGEKGRIIFACSSESFLHVYRLAVETEQSLVLDTSPFLLPLARLRADYDDYGVLLVDSQEAKFTCVRSDLAEEKKHLSIDLMNKHKKGGWSQMRFNHLRKGAIKSFLSEVADNVKGTCDQLQTRGLVIAGPGEAKQQLMDLLSQDVRQSVLGVIDVAMDISRDELVEESDSVLHENELSTSKKKADELKNAILKGGLAVHGVEDVRDVLEQGRVNVLLVLKGSSVPGWICERCQNLQVNVQPPKECDRCGGPTSVIDVVEELYELAQRTGAEVEFVEKEDFLDSDDVVGALLRY
- the epsC gene encoding serine O-acetyltransferase EpsC gives rise to the protein MDKKSPAQKQRCVILDSMIDNEYRSEIPGIVDMVINSCSEKGCFDHLDAAVIPSKESLIEIIDLIKDILFPGYFGDQTVDRNTLSYHIGNEITELFSKLSKQITNSIIHECNRFEEECTECIDRGHEETLKFLKKIPEIRSMLAADIIAAYEGDPAAKNYDEIIFSYPGLLAMTVYRSAHELHKQGITIVPRIMTEYAHSIVGIDIHPGARIGNGFFIDHGTGVVIGETCEIGNNVRIYQGVTLGSLSFPKDETGELIRGEKRHPTIENDVVIYSNATILGGETTIGARSVIGGSVWLTRSVPPDTKVVIEEPRLIIKEKK
- a CDS encoding IS5 family transposase, translating into MDSFTDFALNEEYKRLQSVGDKLAEIEYLVDWKPFRPILESMYINRTASGGRPEADVIVMFKMLVLQQWHGLSDAELEKQCIDRISFRKFLGFPEYVPDSTTVWSFRKRIIDNGKEKAVWDEMQNQLDALGLKIKKGMIQDATFIHSDPGHAKADVLRGKDAKTRRSKDGTWTKKNGKSHFGYKLHTIIDKDYELIRRFETTTASLHDSQVDLSEKGEVVYRDKGYFGAIAKGFAATMQRAVRGHPLGIMDILRNERISVKRVPCERVYAVTKEIFKTRKVLVTTVERVNAKMLMTAFCFNLHQLRTLKTKGVI
- the cysK gene encoding cysteine synthase A, whose protein sequence is MQIYEDITKTVGNTPLVRLNRITEGCYATVIAKVESFNPLSSVKDRIALNMIETAEKDECLNKDTVIIEPTSGNTGIGLAFVCAAKGYRLILTMPDTMSIERRKILRLLGAEIVLTPGSKGMKGAIEEANEMAKKTANSFVPHQFMNPANPDIHRRTTAEEIWNDTDGKIDYLVAGVGTGGTITGISEVIKSRKPSFKAIAVEPEDSAVLSGGKPGPHKIQGIGAGFIPDVLNMEMIDEVVSVSNDDAFETARQLAKMEGILAGISCGAALHATLQVARRAENAEKMIVVILPDTGERYLSTALAEFEN